Proteins co-encoded in one Arachis hypogaea cultivar Tifrunner chromosome 13, arahy.Tifrunner.gnm2.J5K5, whole genome shotgun sequence genomic window:
- the LOC112736652 gene encoding ATP-dependent zinc metalloprotease FTSH 10, mitochondrial isoform X2 produces the protein MIFSRIGRSLSRSSRAKDYLRGDAKLGTLLGATRTNVHSEGMELGLGFFRGYVAHARARGNGILSSLPDFKCVAANPKIHYRLFSSEGPKKKNYENFYPKEKKEIPKGEDKKHESKEESETNTDDHGSFQETFMKQVQNFITPLLVMGLFLGSFNFGPREQQQISFQEFKNKLLEPGLVDHIVVSNKSVAKIYVRNTPRNQTESEVIQGTLPAKGTGGQYKYYFNIGSVESFEEKLEEAQEALGIDPHDYVPVTYSSEMVWYQELMRFAPTLLLLGSLFYMGRRMQGGLGVGGGGGNKGARGIFNIGKAHVTKVDKNAKNKVFFKDVAGCDEAKQEIMEFVHFLKNPKKYEELGAKIPKGALLVGPPGTGKTLLAKATAGESGVPFLSISGSDFMEMFVGVGPSRVRNLFQEARQCAPSIIFIDEIDAIGRARGRGGFSGANDERESTLNQLLVEMDGFGTTAGVVVLAGTNRPDILDKALLRPGRFDRQISIDKPDIKGRDQIFQIYLKKIKLDHEPSFYSQRLAALTPGFAGADIANVCNEAALIAARGEETQVTMQHFEAAIDRIIGGLEKKNRVISKLERRTVAYHESGHAVAGWFLEHAEPLLKVTIVPRGTAALGFAQYVPNENLLMTKEQLFDMTCMTLGGRAAEQILVGRISTGAQNDLEKVTKMTYAQVAIYGFSDKVGLLSFPPKEDSFEMTKPYSSKTAAIIDNEVREWVTKAYKRTVELIEEHKEHVAEIAELLLEKEVLHQEDLVRVLGERPFKPAELTNYDRFKQGFQEVEEKVVERSTVENPEDSGGSSPLEPQVVPT, from the exons ATGATTTTTTCAAGGATTGGGCGCTCACTCTCGCGCTCTTCACGCGCCAAA GATTATTTGCGCGGCGATGCGAAATTGGGAACCCTTCTCGGAGCTACGCGGACGAATGTGCATTCGGAAGGAATGGAGCTGggattagggttttttaggggatATGTTGCTCATGCTAGAGCTCGTGGAAACGGAATCCTTTCCAGTTTGCCTGATTTTAAGTGTGTTGCGGCAAACCCTAAGATTCATTACCGGTTGTTTTCCAGCGAAGGACCTAAGAAGAAGA ATTATGAGAACTTCTATCCCAAGGAGAAGAAGGAAATTCCAAAGGGGGAGGATAAAAAGCATGAGTCTAAAG AAGAGTCAGAGACAAACACAGATGATCATGGAAGTTTTCAAGAGACTTTCATGAAGCAAGTTCAAAATTTTATCACTCCTTTATTGGTGATGGGGCTATTTCTTGGATCATTTAATTTTGGTCCTCGTGAACAGCAACAG ATTAGCTTTCAGGAGTTTAAAAATAAGCTTTTGGAGCCAGGATTAGTAGACCATATTGTTGTGTCGAATAAGTCGGTTGCCAAAATATACGTGAGGAATACTCCTCGTAACCAAACGGAGAGTGAAGTTATCCAGGGAACCCTCCCCGCAAAGGGAACTGGTGggcaatataaatattatttcaaTATTGGAAGTGTGGAATCTTTTGAGGAGAAGTTAGAAGAAGCGCAAGAAGCACTAGGCATTGACCCCCATGATTATGTTCCTGTTACATATTCTTCTGAAATGGTTTGGTACCAGGAATTGATGAGGTTTGCTCCAACACTGTTGCTTTTGGGATCCCTCTTCTATATGGGAAGGAGAATGCAAGGTGGACTTGGTGTTGGCGGCGGCGGCGGTAATAAGGGTGCTCGTGGAATATTTAACATTGGGAAAGCCCATGTTACTAAAGTAGACAAGAATGCGAAAAATAAG GTTTTCTTTAAAGATGTTGCTGGTTGCGATGAGGCAAAGCAAGAAATTATGGAGTTTGTCCACTTCCTTAAGAACCCAAAGAAATATGAAGAACTAGGGGCAAAAATCCCCAAGGGTGCTCTCCTGGTTGGTCCTCCTGGCACAGGAAAAACCCTTTTAGCAAAAGCAACAGCAGGGGAATCTGGTGTTCCATTTCTTTCGATATCTGGTTCAGATTTTATGGAGATGTTTGTTGGTGTTGGACCATCTAGGGTAAGAAACTTGTTTCAGGAAGCAAGGCAGTGTGCCCCTAGTATTATATTTATTGACGAGATTGATGCAATTGGTCGAGCAAGGGGACGTGGAGGTTTCTCTGGTGCAAATGATGAACGTGAAAGTACATTAAATCAGTTACTGGTGGAGATGGATGGTTTTGGAACCACTGCTGGGGTGGTTGTACTTGCTGGAACAAATAGACCTGATATCTTGGACAAAGCTCTACTTAGGCCAGGGAGATTTGACCGCCAGATAAGCATTGATAAGCCTGATATTAAGGGTCGTGACCAGATATTTCAGATCTACTTGAAAAAGATCAAACTTGACCACGAGCCTTCATTTTATTCACAAAGGCTTGCAGCCCTTACACCAGGATTTGCGGGAGCAGACATTGCTAATGTTTGCAATGAAGCTGCGCTAATTGCTGCAAGGGGTGAGGAAACACAAGTGACAATGCAACATTTTGAAGCAGCTATTGATAGGATCATTGGTGGTTTGGAGAAGAAGAACAGG GTGATAAGCAAGCTGGAAAGACGTACTGTAGCTTACCATGAATCGGGTCATGCTGTTGCAGGCTGGTTCTTGGAACATGCCGAACCTTTGTTGAAAGTTACTATAGTTCCTCGTGGCACAGCAGCTCTTGGGTTTGCACAGTATGTTCCAAATGAGAACCTTCTCATGACAAAGGAGCAGCTTTTTGATATGACTTGTATGACACTAGGGGGTCGAGCTGCTGAGCAG ATTCTCGTCGGAAGAATCTCAACTGGTGCGCAAAATGACTTGGAAAAAGTGACCAAGATGACATATGCCCAAGTAGCAATCTATGGTTTTAGCGACAAAGTTGGCCTCCTCTCTTTCCCTCCAAAAGAGGATTCGTTTGAGATGACTAAACCATACAGCAGCAAGACAGCTGCGATCATTGATAACGAAGTCCGGGAATGGGTGACCAAAGCTTATAAACGGACCGTAGAGCTCATCGAAGAACACAAGGAGCATGTTGCTGAGATTGCAGAGTTGCTTCTTGAAAAGGAAGTACTTCACCAGGAAGACCTTGTTCGAGTTCTCGGAGAGAGGCCATTCAAGCCTGCTGAACTCACCAATTATGATAGGTTCAAGCAAGGTTTTCAAGAGGTAGAGGAGAAGGTTGTAGAGAGAAGCACAGTAGAGAACCCTGAGGATAGTGGTGGTTCTTCACCCTTAGAGCCCCAGGTTGTTCCCACATAG
- the LOC112736652 gene encoding ATP-dependent zinc metalloprotease FTSH 10, mitochondrial isoform X1 — MIFSRIGRSLSRSSRAKDYLRGDAKLGTLLGATRTNVHSEGMELGLGFFRGYVAHARARGNGILSSLPDFKCVAANPKIHYRLFSSEGPKKKTDYENFYPKEKKEIPKGEDKKHESKEESETNTDDHGSFQETFMKQVQNFITPLLVMGLFLGSFNFGPREQQQISFQEFKNKLLEPGLVDHIVVSNKSVAKIYVRNTPRNQTESEVIQGTLPAKGTGGQYKYYFNIGSVESFEEKLEEAQEALGIDPHDYVPVTYSSEMVWYQELMRFAPTLLLLGSLFYMGRRMQGGLGVGGGGGNKGARGIFNIGKAHVTKVDKNAKNKVFFKDVAGCDEAKQEIMEFVHFLKNPKKYEELGAKIPKGALLVGPPGTGKTLLAKATAGESGVPFLSISGSDFMEMFVGVGPSRVRNLFQEARQCAPSIIFIDEIDAIGRARGRGGFSGANDERESTLNQLLVEMDGFGTTAGVVVLAGTNRPDILDKALLRPGRFDRQISIDKPDIKGRDQIFQIYLKKIKLDHEPSFYSQRLAALTPGFAGADIANVCNEAALIAARGEETQVTMQHFEAAIDRIIGGLEKKNRVISKLERRTVAYHESGHAVAGWFLEHAEPLLKVTIVPRGTAALGFAQYVPNENLLMTKEQLFDMTCMTLGGRAAEQILVGRISTGAQNDLEKVTKMTYAQVAIYGFSDKVGLLSFPPKEDSFEMTKPYSSKTAAIIDNEVREWVTKAYKRTVELIEEHKEHVAEIAELLLEKEVLHQEDLVRVLGERPFKPAELTNYDRFKQGFQEVEEKVVERSTVENPEDSGGSSPLEPQVVPT, encoded by the exons ATGATTTTTTCAAGGATTGGGCGCTCACTCTCGCGCTCTTCACGCGCCAAA GATTATTTGCGCGGCGATGCGAAATTGGGAACCCTTCTCGGAGCTACGCGGACGAATGTGCATTCGGAAGGAATGGAGCTGggattagggttttttaggggatATGTTGCTCATGCTAGAGCTCGTGGAAACGGAATCCTTTCCAGTTTGCCTGATTTTAAGTGTGTTGCGGCAAACCCTAAGATTCATTACCGGTTGTTTTCCAGCGAAGGACCTAAGAAGAAGA CAGATTATGAGAACTTCTATCCCAAGGAGAAGAAGGAAATTCCAAAGGGGGAGGATAAAAAGCATGAGTCTAAAG AAGAGTCAGAGACAAACACAGATGATCATGGAAGTTTTCAAGAGACTTTCATGAAGCAAGTTCAAAATTTTATCACTCCTTTATTGGTGATGGGGCTATTTCTTGGATCATTTAATTTTGGTCCTCGTGAACAGCAACAG ATTAGCTTTCAGGAGTTTAAAAATAAGCTTTTGGAGCCAGGATTAGTAGACCATATTGTTGTGTCGAATAAGTCGGTTGCCAAAATATACGTGAGGAATACTCCTCGTAACCAAACGGAGAGTGAAGTTATCCAGGGAACCCTCCCCGCAAAGGGAACTGGTGggcaatataaatattatttcaaTATTGGAAGTGTGGAATCTTTTGAGGAGAAGTTAGAAGAAGCGCAAGAAGCACTAGGCATTGACCCCCATGATTATGTTCCTGTTACATATTCTTCTGAAATGGTTTGGTACCAGGAATTGATGAGGTTTGCTCCAACACTGTTGCTTTTGGGATCCCTCTTCTATATGGGAAGGAGAATGCAAGGTGGACTTGGTGTTGGCGGCGGCGGCGGTAATAAGGGTGCTCGTGGAATATTTAACATTGGGAAAGCCCATGTTACTAAAGTAGACAAGAATGCGAAAAATAAG GTTTTCTTTAAAGATGTTGCTGGTTGCGATGAGGCAAAGCAAGAAATTATGGAGTTTGTCCACTTCCTTAAGAACCCAAAGAAATATGAAGAACTAGGGGCAAAAATCCCCAAGGGTGCTCTCCTGGTTGGTCCTCCTGGCACAGGAAAAACCCTTTTAGCAAAAGCAACAGCAGGGGAATCTGGTGTTCCATTTCTTTCGATATCTGGTTCAGATTTTATGGAGATGTTTGTTGGTGTTGGACCATCTAGGGTAAGAAACTTGTTTCAGGAAGCAAGGCAGTGTGCCCCTAGTATTATATTTATTGACGAGATTGATGCAATTGGTCGAGCAAGGGGACGTGGAGGTTTCTCTGGTGCAAATGATGAACGTGAAAGTACATTAAATCAGTTACTGGTGGAGATGGATGGTTTTGGAACCACTGCTGGGGTGGTTGTACTTGCTGGAACAAATAGACCTGATATCTTGGACAAAGCTCTACTTAGGCCAGGGAGATTTGACCGCCAGATAAGCATTGATAAGCCTGATATTAAGGGTCGTGACCAGATATTTCAGATCTACTTGAAAAAGATCAAACTTGACCACGAGCCTTCATTTTATTCACAAAGGCTTGCAGCCCTTACACCAGGATTTGCGGGAGCAGACATTGCTAATGTTTGCAATGAAGCTGCGCTAATTGCTGCAAGGGGTGAGGAAACACAAGTGACAATGCAACATTTTGAAGCAGCTATTGATAGGATCATTGGTGGTTTGGAGAAGAAGAACAGG GTGATAAGCAAGCTGGAAAGACGTACTGTAGCTTACCATGAATCGGGTCATGCTGTTGCAGGCTGGTTCTTGGAACATGCCGAACCTTTGTTGAAAGTTACTATAGTTCCTCGTGGCACAGCAGCTCTTGGGTTTGCACAGTATGTTCCAAATGAGAACCTTCTCATGACAAAGGAGCAGCTTTTTGATATGACTTGTATGACACTAGGGGGTCGAGCTGCTGAGCAG ATTCTCGTCGGAAGAATCTCAACTGGTGCGCAAAATGACTTGGAAAAAGTGACCAAGATGACATATGCCCAAGTAGCAATCTATGGTTTTAGCGACAAAGTTGGCCTCCTCTCTTTCCCTCCAAAAGAGGATTCGTTTGAGATGACTAAACCATACAGCAGCAAGACAGCTGCGATCATTGATAACGAAGTCCGGGAATGGGTGACCAAAGCTTATAAACGGACCGTAGAGCTCATCGAAGAACACAAGGAGCATGTTGCTGAGATTGCAGAGTTGCTTCTTGAAAAGGAAGTACTTCACCAGGAAGACCTTGTTCGAGTTCTCGGAGAGAGGCCATTCAAGCCTGCTGAACTCACCAATTATGATAGGTTCAAGCAAGGTTTTCAAGAGGTAGAGGAGAAGGTTGTAGAGAGAAGCACAGTAGAGAACCCTGAGGATAGTGGTGGTTCTTCACCCTTAGAGCCCCAGGTTGTTCCCACATAG